A window of the Lactuca sativa cultivar Salinas chromosome 5, Lsat_Salinas_v11, whole genome shotgun sequence genome harbors these coding sequences:
- the LOC111891724 gene encoding uncharacterized protein LOC111891724, translating to MDARRIKGFSPIQKYTATIRQLAYGMGADKWDEYFKMSERTVWECMYKFCKVICLVYRQRHLRKPTINDIHQLYTVHEGKHGFPRMFGSIDCMHWDWSLSPNAWRGQYMRGDHKEPTIVLEAIASHDLWIWHAFFGPVGANNDINVLNQLPVFNDIYLEKSHDVHFQANRVACKCGYYLTDDEDSDMFFEIKDSDDMSDVRENEEEDEVDDEDDDSE from the exons ATGGATGCAAGGCGGATAAAAGGTTTCTCTCCCATTCAAAAATACACGGCTACAATTCGTCAGTTAGCATACGGCATGGGCGCAGACAAATGGGACGAGTATTTTAAGATGTCAGAGCGTACCGTGTGGGAGTGTATGTACAAGTTCTGCAAAGTGATATGTTTGGTTTACAGGCAACGACATTTGCGCAAACCAACTATCAACGATATCCACCAATTATACACGGTACATGAAGGCAAGCATGGATTCCCTAGAATGTTTGGTAGTATCGACTGCATGCATTGGGATTGGTCATTATCCCCCAACGCATGGCGTGGTCAGTACATGAGAGGCGACCACAAAGAGCCGACGATCGTTCTAGAGGCTATCGCATCACATGATCTTTGGATATGGCATGCATTCTTTGGTCCAGTTGGTGCAAACAATGACATCAATGTGCTAAACCAGTTGCCGGTATTCAACGATATCTACCTTGAAAAGTCGCACGATGTACATTTTCAAGCAAATAGGGTAGCATGTAAGTGTGGCTACTATCTTACTGACG ACGAGGATTCTGATATGTTCTTTGAGATCAAAGATTCTGATGACATGAGTGATGTTCGGGAGAATGAGGAAGAAGATGAGGTCGATGACGAGGACGATGATTCCGAGTGA